The following coding sequences are from one Collimonas arenae window:
- a CDS encoding LysE family translocator produces the protein MVSLHLLTVFIGALVVVYALPGPDMALILQTSTNRGIRHGLATAGGLAIARAGHVMLSACGVAALLRGAPWLYSAVRIMGAIYLAYIAIQIFRSPGFGLTDSTASNQPRASLRASFRKGMLSSLLNPKALLFCSVLLPQFVHPESGPVWSQVLELGVVLVAIGLAFDLTLALGAARIAGWLRNSPRAQTVQRWTFSAALMAFALRLSTE, from the coding sequence ATGGTTTCTCTTCACCTGCTCACAGTCTTCATCGGCGCGCTGGTGGTGGTCTATGCGTTGCCCGGCCCGGACATGGCGCTGATCCTGCAAACCAGCACGAACCGCGGAATCCGGCATGGCTTGGCGACAGCCGGCGGCCTTGCCATTGCACGCGCAGGGCACGTGATGCTGTCCGCCTGCGGCGTCGCTGCCCTGCTGCGCGGCGCTCCCTGGCTCTACAGTGCAGTGCGGATAATGGGCGCAATCTATCTGGCCTATATCGCAATCCAGATTTTCCGTTCGCCGGGATTCGGCCTGACCGATTCGACGGCATCGAACCAGCCGCGCGCTTCGTTGCGCGCATCTTTCCGCAAGGGCATGTTGAGCAGTCTGTTGAATCCGAAGGCACTGCTGTTCTGCTCGGTGCTGCTGCCGCAATTCGTCCATCCGGAAAGCGGCCCGGTGTGGTCGCAGGTGCTTGAACTCGGCGTCGTGCTGGTCGCGATCGGCTTGGCATTCGACCTTACCCTGGCGCTAGGCGCGGCAAGGATAGCCGGCTGGCTGCGGAACAGCCCACGCGCTCAGACCGTGCAGCGCTGGACCTTCTCGGCGGCACTGATGGCGTTTGCGCTGCGGCTTTCCACTGAATAG